DNA from Candidatus Paceibacterota bacterium:
TGGTAAAATGAGGAACTTGATCAAGCTCAAGGATAATCCTGATATCGGAGGAATCTTCCAGAATAGAGGAAATGCCTCGATAATCAGTTTTAAAAAATTCTTTTAGCACCAGACAAGCCGCTAGTTGAGGTTGTGTAAATTTTTTTGGGCTTTTGGAATGAGTGTAAGCCGGTAAGCTTCGCAAAGCCGCGGCGTAAGCTACTCGAGCTATAGATAAAGGAGATTTAGATGTAGTCATATACTGCATATTATACCAGAATCGGTATGTTTTCTACAGAGCATGTCAGGTACTTTTATTTATATTTAACCGCCACCTATTTAAAAAATCTCTAAACATACATTAGCCTAAACTACTAAGAAAATCAATATTAGAAACCCCACAAATGCGGCTTTTGATATCTTTACTCCGCGAGAAGGACAATCTCACTGCTCGCCTACCGGCTCCGCTCCATAGGGCTTCCGCCCTCTGGCGCTCTCCGTCAACTGGCGGATCGCTGTCACCCCGAACGGGAAACTCTCGTTTCCCTCGCCTCGCTGTCAGCCTTAGGCGAAGCGGGCCGACCCTTTCCCGTTCTGCGCCCGAGGCGCATCCGCCTCAGGTGGAGAGTCTTCCAATATTAATTAAAAACAAAAACACGCCTTTCGGGCGTATTTTTCTTTTGCTCCGCGAGAGGGACTCGAACCCCCAACCCATTGATTAACAGTCAATTGCTCTACCATTGAGCTATCGCGGAATAGTGATTTATTTTTTATATGCATTTGCCTCAATAATATCTTAACCATTGTCCGCAAGGGGCGCCTGTCCGCCCATGATGTGGAGATCAACCCGTTTCTGAAGCTATCGCGGAATGCTAGAAATTCAATGCAAAATGAAAAATGAAAAATGAAAAATGAAAAATTCCATTTCTCATTTACATTGTATAGTATAATATCTAAATAATTTTTCGTCAATGATATCATGAAATCAATCCTGTTTCTACTTTCTACATTCCACCGTCCATACTAGTAATCCATCAGCTTCCTGGACTCTTTGTGTTTTTTGATCTTCTCGAGCGCTTTTGCCTCGATCTGCCTGATCCTTTCCCTGGTCACACCGAACTCCTGCCCGATCTCTTCGAGAGTATGCGTTACGCCGTCTTCCAAGCCGAATCTGAGCTTCAGGATCTTCTGTTCCCTCGGTGAAAGCTCGACCAGGATATCCTTGACGTATTCTTTCAGAAGCTGCCTTCCTGCAGCCTGAGACGGCAGTACCGTTTCCGTGTCTTCGATGAAATCTCTGAGCGTGCTTTCATCGTCATCATCTCCGACCGACGTTTCAAGTGAAACCGTGTCCTGCGAAATTTTCATGATGTGCCTGACCTTCTCGACCTCAACTCCCATTTCAGCTGCGATCTCTTCCGGAAGCGGTTCACGACCGAGATCCTGAACCAGCCTTCTGGTTATCTGTGAGAACTTATTTATCGTCTCGACCATATGGACTGGGATCCTGATCGTTCTTGACTGGTCGGCAATTGCCCTCGTGATAGCCTGTCTGATCCACCACGTCGCATATGTCGAAAACTTATATCCCTTCCTGTAATCAAATTTTTCAACGGCGCGAAAAAGGCCGATATTCCCTTCCTGTATAAGATCCAAAAGGCTCAAGTTCGCGCTCCTGCCAACATATTTTTTTGCAATGCTGACAACAAGGCGGAGATTTGCTTCCGCCAGCTTCTGCTTTGCCGCCACATCGTTCTTTTCCTTTCTCTTCGCAAGCTGGACTTCTTCCTCACCGGTGAGAAGCGCGACCCTTCCGATCTCGCGAAGATACATCTGAACTGAGTCATTCGCAATGTTGTCGAGCGATATATTGCTCAATTCCTCATCAACCTCTTTTTTGGTCTTTTTTCCGTGGTCCTCTTTTTCTTCCGAAAGATCGATCACATCAACCGCAGTTTCGATCCTGATATTGTGCTGTTCCAATTGTTCATAAAGATATTCAAGGCCCGCAATATCCTCTTCCACGTCCGGAACAATATGAATTATCTCATGCTCGGTGACAAACCCTTTTGACTTTCCCCTGCTCAGGAGCTCGTCCAGCTGCGCCTTGCTTATCCCAAAGCTTTCATCAGCGCCACCTTCGGACGATCTTCTCGCCATAGGTTTCGCTTTCTTATGAAATTCTTTTTTCTTGAAGAGTTTTTTGGTTTTTGCTTTCGACTTGATCGCATGCTTCGCCCTCGGCTTCATTTTTTTTGTTTTCATGTTCTTTTGAATTGATTTAGATTTATTGTTTCGTTTTTTGGTTTTCATATATTATTGTTATCGGATTGAAATCTGATTTTTTGTTTTTGTGCCTAGGCCTCAAGCGCGCCTATTTCTTTGTTATTCCTGTCCTGCTCCTCCATCAGCGGCTTGACCGACACCATATCCCCGTTCCTGACCGCGCTCTTTATGTCTTCCTCGAGGCGCTTGTTTTTGTTTTTCAGGCTCTGGATCCTAAGAGTGCTGATCGTGTTCGCCATTTCCCGCGAAGCATCTTCGTCCGAATTCTCAAGTTCCGTTTCAACCCGAAGCGAAGCGGCCTCCAGCTTGAATTCAAGCAGCTTACCCTTTTCCTTGTCCATGACAGCCTCGTCTCTGATCAATTGCCTCATCGTCTTTATGACCTCAGGCGTGAGCCCTTTCTCAGGATCATAGTATTTCCTCAATATTGAAAATATTTCTTCATAGACTCCTCCCTCAAACAAGCCCTCAAGATCAGGAAAGATCGTTTTGAAATATTGGGGATACAATACAATAAAGCCCATTAGCCTCTCTTGAAGCTGAGCTTCCCGGGTATTCTGATTTAATTTGTTGATCTCAAATTCGTTTTTATTCTTTTTTATATTGAAATCTTTCTCCTTTGTCTTATTTTCATCGCGGAGCATCCCGATCAGAATGCTCTCTTCGACATCCAGCCTCTGGCTCAAACTCTGAATATAGTACGATTGTTCGATCTTATTCGCTATTTTTGCGATTATACCGATCAATTCTTTTGCTATGACCTTTTTCCCTTCCACATCCTTCCGGTCATTCTTTGCAAAAACCACATCAAAATAGAACTCCATTATCTTTTTCGGCTTCATTGCCGCGTCCTGCCACAGCTTCGGATCGCTCTTAACGCAATCCGCCGGGTCCTTTCCTTCCGGCACCTGGATTATCCCGACATTCATCCCTTCCTGGATCGCCAGTTCGATCCCGCGCTTCGCCGCCTTTATCCCCGCGGAATCAACATCAAAGGCGAAATTTATATTATCCGTATATCTTTTGATTATCCTCAATTGTGTATCCGTCAGCGCCGTTCCCGAAGTTGCAACAACATTATCCACCCCGGCCTGATGCGATGCAATCACGTCCATGTTGCCTTCAACCATAATACACTCCTTGGCCGTCCTTAATTTCATTTTCGCCTTATCCAGGCCATAGAGAACACTGCTCTTATTATACACTAAAGTCTCCGGAGTGTTAATATATTTTGCCTGCGACTCATCCTTGCCCGGCATGATCCTGGAACTGTATCCGATGGTCTGCCCGCTTATATTGTTTATAGGGAACATAATCCTGCCCCTGAATCGGTCATAGAATCCCCCATTGTCCTTTTTCACACTGAGGCCCGAATCGAAGATCTCGCTTTCAGAATAGCCTTTTTTCTTGAGAAATTTGCTCAGAATATCCCATGAATCGGGCGCATATCCAAGTTCGAACTTTTCGATGCTTCCCATGGTCAGTCCCCGGTCCCTGAGATACTCATATGCCTTCAGGCCCGTTTTGATCTTCAGGCATTCCATATAGAATCTTTTCGAAAGCTTCAATATTTCCATGATCTTCCCCTTCTTTCCGCTTGAACTGTAGTTCACGGTCTTCAGCTTCACTCCGGCCCTCTCAGCAAG
Protein-coding regions in this window:
- the dnaG gene encoding DNA primase is translated as MLDSPVDEIKAKLSIEDVLSGYLHLQRAGRNLKAKCPFHNEKTPSFMVSPERQFWHCFGCNEGGDIFTFIMKMEGLEFKDAIKLLAERAGVKLKTVNYSSSGKKGKIMEILKLSKRFYMECLKIKTGLKAYEYLRDRGLTMGSIEKFELGYAPDSWDILSKFLKKKGYSESEIFDSGLSVKKDNGGFYDRFRGRIMFPINNISGQTIGYSSRIMPGKDESQAKYINTPETLVYNKSSVLYGLDKAKMKLRTAKECIMVEGNMDVIASHQAGVDNVVATSGTALTDTQLRIIKRYTDNINFAFDVDSAGIKAAKRGIELAIQEGMNVGIIQVPEGKDPADCVKSDPKLWQDAAMKPKKIMEFYFDVVFAKNDRKDVEGKKVIAKELIGIIAKIANKIEQSYYIQSLSQRLDVEESILIGMLRDENKTKEKDFNIKKNKNEFEINKLNQNTREAQLQERLMGFIVLYPQYFKTIFPDLEGLFEGGVYEEIFSILRKYYDPEKGLTPEVIKTMRQLIRDEAVMDKEKGKLLEFKLEAASLRVETELENSDEDASREMANTISTLRIQSLKNKNKRLEEDIKSAVRNGDMVSVKPLMEEQDRNNKEIGALEA
- the rpoD gene encoding RNA polymerase sigma factor RpoD, coding for MARRSSEGGADESFGISKAQLDELLSRGKSKGFVTEHEIIHIVPDVEEDIAGLEYLYEQLEQHNIRIETAVDVIDLSEEKEDHGKKTKKEVDEELSNISLDNIANDSVQMYLREIGRVALLTGEEEVQLAKRKEKNDVAAKQKLAEANLRLVVSIAKKYVGRSANLSLLDLIQEGNIGLFRAVEKFDYRKGYKFSTYATWWIRQAITRAIADQSRTIRIPVHMVETINKFSQITRRLVQDLGREPLPEEIAAEMGVEVEKVRHIMKISQDTVSLETSVGDDDDESTLRDFIEDTETVLPSQAAGRQLLKEYVKDILVELSPREQKILKLRFGLEDGVTHTLEEIGQEFGVTRERIRQIEAKALEKIKKHKESRKLMDY